The Horticoccus luteus DNA window CGGTTTGATCGTTTTTGCGGCCCACGAATCCCAGTTGTAGATGTGCACGTCGGTGCCGCAGATCGACGTGCGTTTGACCTTGATCAAGACGTCGTTGATGCCGGGCGTGGGCACCGGAACTTCAGTGAGCTGCAAGCCCGGACCGGGCGTGAGCTTGGCGATGGCACGCATCGTTTTGGCAGACATAAGTGTGAAAAGAGACACTACGCGGACGCATCATTCTGACAACCGCGAAGCTCGCGATTTTCCCGCCGGCGCGCAGGAATAAGGGCGGCCGAAGCGAAGAATCAGCGCCGTGCTATTCCGACAACAGCTCGGCGCCTTCGAGCGCAAGGAGGCGTGTTTTCGTGCGGATGCCGCCGGGCGCGGAAAAACCGGTCATGCGTCCACCCGCGCCAACGAAGCGGTGACACGGCACGAGCAAGGGCCACGGATTTGCGCCCAGCGCGGCTCCCACGGCGCGCGCTCCGCCGGGCGGCAGGTCGAGGGCCGCCGCGACATCGCCATACGTGCGCGTCTGGCCGGCTTTCACGGTCAGCGCGTAGTGGTAAACACGGCGTTGAAACTCGCTCACGCGCTCGAAGGCATAGGGCACGTCCGTAGCGAAATCCTGCATCTGGCCGGTGAGATGCTGGCCAACGCGCATCGCCAGTGCGTCCAGCCACGCGGGCCGGCTGGCGGTTTCCGCGGCGGAATTTTCCACTTCGGCGGTGTCGCCGGGAAGGTGGAAACCTTCGATGCTGGCGGCATTCCAAACGATGGCGCATGTGCCCCAAGCAGTGGAAAACGCGTAATGCGGCATGGTGTGAACCTACGCGAATGAATCTGGGCCGGCCCTTCGGAGAGTTGGTCGACGGCCAGTCGGAAAGCCGGACGCCGCGCTTGCAGTACGGACGCGATCACAAGAAAGCCCCGGGCTGGCTCTACGCATAAGGGTTTGCATCGTGGCGGGGTTGCCGCTCGTGTCGAAGGGAATCCGATGGAGAACAGATTCTACAACGCGTTCGATGCCGAGACGTTTGGCGGGACGCGCCGGCCGGACTATCGCAACGCTTTTCAAATCGATCGCGACCGGATCATTCACGCGCATGCGTTTCGCAAGCTGCAGTCGAAGACCCAGGTGTTTTTGTCGGGGGAATACGACTTCTACCGCACGCGACTCACGCACTCGATTGAGGTGTCGCAGATCGGGCGTTCGATCTGTCACTTCCTGCGGACCAAAGGCGGCGTGATGCAGCCGGATTTCCACATTGATGGCGATCTGGTGGAAGCGGTTTGTCTCGCGCACGATCTCGGCCACCCGCCCTTCGGCCACTCGGGGGAGCGCACGTTGCAGGAGTTGATGATCGAGTGGGGCGGCTTTGAGGGCAACGCCCAGACGCTGCATTTGCTGACGGAAACCATTTTCCAAAACGAATCCGGGGTGCGCGGCATGCGGCCGACGCGCGCGCTGCTCGATGGTGTGCTGAAATACAAAAAGCTGTTCCGCGAATTTCCCCAGCCGCCGTCGAACCATTTTCTGTACGACGCGCAAGAGGTCTACCGGCGCTTCGTCTTTGGCAAGGCGGAGATCCCCGCAGCGATGCACGAAGGGGAAACGCTGAACGGCTTCAAAAGCATCGAGTGCCAGATCATGGATTGGGCGGACGATGCGGCCTATTCCATCAACGACATTATCGACGGCGTGAAGGCGGGTTTTCTCACGTTTACTTCCGTCGAAGCCTGGGCGGCGGAGCAGGCCCTCGGCGCCGAGGAGCAGCAGCATCTTGAGCGGCTGTTCAACGCCATGCGCACGGACCGGTTGGAAGGGATTTTCGGCGCCCGCATCGGACGTTTCATCGAAGCGACCCGTCTGCGCGAACGCGACAATTTCATGGCGAAGAAGACCAGCCGTTACCGCTTAGAACTCGTGGTGGCGGAAGGGGCGCAACGCGAGGCGCTTTTCTTCAAGCGCATGGCGAACGATATCATCTTCGAAAGCCCGCAACTGCAGCAGATGGAGCACAAGGCGCGGCGCGTGCTGTGCGACCTTTGGGAATCGTGCTGGCGCAACTACGTCGACAAGGGCGCGCGGGTGATCAACATCCTCCCGCCGCAAGCAGGACGCTTGATCGATGCGGAGCCGACCAAGGCTGGCAAAGCGCGCCGGATTTGCGACTATCTGTGCGGCCTCACCGATGGCACGATTGTGCGCACTTACCGCCGGTTGTTTGACCCGGAATTTGGGTCTATTCGCGACTTGAGTTAGGCGAAGCGGGATCGCGGAGGGTATGACACGGTTCTGTCCTTGCTAGGCGCGGGTGCGGTCTTTTGGCTGGCGTGAATTTTCTTATGAAGGTTCTCGTCGCCGACAAAATCTCACCCAAAGGAGTGGCCTTTTTGCGCGCGCAAACAGGCATCGAAGTGATTGAGGCCTATGGCTCTTCCGCGGAGAAAGTGCTGGAGCTCGTCAAGGATGTGCACGCGATTGCGGTGCGTTCGGAGACGAAGATCACAGCGGAAGTGCTGGCGGCCGCGCCGTTGCTGAAGGTCGTGGGGCGGGCGGGCGTCGGTGTGGACAACGTCGATGTCGAGGCCGCCACTGAGCGCGGCGTCGTGGTCATGAATACGCCTTCGGGAAACACCATCGCGACCGCCGAGCTGACGTTTACGCACATGCTCTGTGGCGCGCGGCCCGTGCCGCAGGCGGCGGCGTCGATGCGCGGCGGGCAGTGGGATCGGAAGAGTTTTTCCGGCATCGAGCTGTTTCGCAAAACGCTCGGGATTGTCGGCCTCGGCCGCATCGGCAGCGAGGTGGCGAAACGCGCCCAGGCTTTCGGCATGCGCGTGCTGGCCTTCGATCCTTACCTCGCGCCGAGCCGCGCGAAGGCGATGCAGATCGAAAACGTCTCGCTCGATGAACTGCTGGCGCAGGCCGATTACATCACGGTGCACATGCCGTTGACGGACGATACGCACTACATGATCGACGAGGGGGCATTCGAGAAGTGCAAGAAGGGGCTGCGTATCTTCAATTGCGCGCGCGGCGGCATCATCAAGGAAGCCGCGCTGCTGGCGGCGTTGAAGTCCGGCAAAGTCGCCGCAGCGGGGCTTGATGTCTACGAAGACGAACCTCTCGCCGCGGACAGCGAACTGCGAAAACTCCCGAACGTAACGCTCACGCCTCACCTCGGGGCCTCGACGGCCGAAGCACAGGAGTCGGTGGGAATCGAAATCGCGGAGCAGATCGCCGATGTCCTCCGCGGCGGAGTGATTCGCAATGCCGTCAACATGCCGTCGTTGGATGCCGCGTCGTTGAAAGTGCTCGGACCGTATCTGGACTTGGGCGCCAAGCTGGGCACGCTCGT harbors:
- the serA gene encoding phosphoglycerate dehydrogenase, whose amino-acid sequence is MKVLVADKISPKGVAFLRAQTGIEVIEAYGSSAEKVLELVKDVHAIAVRSETKITAEVLAAAPLLKVVGRAGVGVDNVDVEAATERGVVVMNTPSGNTIATAELTFTHMLCGARPVPQAAASMRGGQWDRKSFSGIELFRKTLGIVGLGRIGSEVAKRAQAFGMRVLAFDPYLAPSRAKAMQIENVSLDELLAQADYITVHMPLTDDTHYMIDEGAFEKCKKGLRIFNCARGGIIKEAALLAALKSGKVAAAGLDVYEDEPLAADSELRKLPNVTLTPHLGASTAEAQESVGIEIAEQIADVLRGGVIRNAVNMPSLDAASLKVLGPYLDLGAKLGTLVQQIGPQQIASLRITYWGRIVDLDSNAITRAIQQGFLRRISGESVNFVNSPVMLERLGVKVEVIKSGENSSYTELIHVEALAADGSRHSAAGTLIGKTNQRRIVAINERGVEVDASGKLLLIENRDQPGMIGYVGTLLGKDGVNIANMSLSRQEAGQTALMVINLDSEPSAAARAELKNHAAIKLAKFVHL
- the dgt gene encoding dGTP triphosphohydrolase yields the protein MENRFYNAFDAETFGGTRRPDYRNAFQIDRDRIIHAHAFRKLQSKTQVFLSGEYDFYRTRLTHSIEVSQIGRSICHFLRTKGGVMQPDFHIDGDLVEAVCLAHDLGHPPFGHSGERTLQELMIEWGGFEGNAQTLHLLTETIFQNESGVRGMRPTRALLDGVLKYKKLFREFPQPPSNHFLYDAQEVYRRFVFGKAEIPAAMHEGETLNGFKSIECQIMDWADDAAYSINDIIDGVKAGFLTFTSVEAWAAEQALGAEEQQHLERLFNAMRTDRLEGIFGARIGRFIEATRLRERDNFMAKKTSRYRLELVVAEGAQREALFFKRMANDIIFESPQLQQMEHKARRVLCDLWESCWRNYVDKGARVINILPPQAGRLIDAEPTKAGKARRICDYLCGLTDGTIVRTYRRLFDPEFGSIRDLS
- a CDS encoding methylated-DNA--[protein]-cysteine S-methyltransferase yields the protein MPHYAFSTAWGTCAIVWNAASIEGFHLPGDTAEVENSAAETASRPAWLDALAMRVGQHLTGQMQDFATDVPYAFERVSEFQRRVYHYALTVKAGQTRTYGDVAAALDLPPGGARAVGAALGANPWPLLVPCHRFVGAGGRMTGFSAPGGIRTKTRLLALEGAELLSE